The Magnolia sinica isolate HGM2019 chromosome 9, MsV1, whole genome shotgun sequence sequence aggacaacaacaacaactgagATTTTTACTTTTGATGCAAGAGACTTTCTCCGTTTCTTGGAAGCTTGGCTAGAGCATTGAGGCAAATTTAATTCTGGAATACCCCCACAAAGCTTATTATTTCCGAGCACTGAAACTTGACTGGCATTTCCAAAGACCCCATGTTTTGGTAATTCACCCTCAAAATTATTGAAGGATAGATTTAGAGACTCAAGAGCAAGCTTCTCCAGATATTTTGGAATCTCCCCGGAAAGGTTGTTGCGTGAAAGATCCAGGGATCGAAGGCCTCTTAGAGTACTAAATGTTGGAGGAATTGATTCTTGAAAGAAGTTTCCATCCAACCAGAGATTCTCTAAGCTGAGACACTTGCCTAGTGAGATTGGAATTTCTCCTGACAATTTGTTATTTGAAACACTCAATACCGAGAGAGTTTTCAAGTTACCAACTTCGAGTGGCAAACTATCGGTAAAAGAGTTATTTCCAATGTAAAGTTCAATCAAAGATGGAAAGCTGAAAAGTTGTCTGGGTAAGCTACTGCTGAACTTATTATGGTCGAGGAATATGAATTGCAGGTTTGTGCAATTACCAAGAGTTGAAGGTATGCTCCCCGATAGATTGTTTTCAGATAAACGGAGTTTCAACAATTGGGAGATGTTGCCCAAGGAAGACGGAATTTGCCCTGAtaattcattttcttcaaagtaAAGTTTTCTTGCATTGTAAAGCTTCCCAATACCAATGGGAATAGTACCTGTTAAAAAGTTATACCTCATATCCAGTACCGTTAAGCCGACAAGATTCTGAATCCCAGAAGGGATGCTTCCGAATATTTTGTTATCTGCCAAAGTTAGCTCAGTCAGTTGGGTCGAAATATTAAACATGGAGTCGGGCAACGCACCGCTGAGATGATTACTGTGAACCTGCAGCACTCGTAAGCTACTGCAATTGGTCAAAGAATCGAGAAAAATCAAGTCATGAGATTTTCCAATTCCAAGTTTATTACCCCACAATTTTAACCTGGACAGACTCTTGAGGCTTCCAAAATTCGTAGGTACAGATCCGCTAAAGCTATTGCTATCAAGGTCAATAATTACGAGTCCTgaagcattggataatgaaattGGTATGGGTCCTGTGAATTGGTTTCCTCCGGCGTAAAGCCCTTGGAGATTAGGAAGAGTGAGGCCTAAGTTAGGAGGAAGGTTTCCATGCAATGTGTTAAATCCCACGTCCAAAAACTTAATGGAGGAGAGATTGTATAGCTGGGGTGGAATCCTACCTGACAGTTCATTTTGACTAATGCCAAACCCTTCTAAGCGTGCCAACCGACCAAGGTCATCTGGTATGCTGCCATCCAGACTGTTTCTGGAGAGATAAAGGATAGTGAGAGacgaaaggtttccaagtgaaAGTGGGATGCTTCCCGTAAGATTGTTCTCACCAACATGCAATATAGTGAGTTTCGATAGAGAGCCAATCTCAGCTGGAATCCTCCCTGACAACTGATTCTGCCCAAGATAAAGGAATTCGAGTTTCGAACAGTAGGTAAGATTTGTTGGAATTTTTCCGGTGAGAGTGTTATTGCGCAGACGGAGAAACCGCAAGCGGAACAACTGGCCCATCTGTTCAGGAATCGGTCCGCTGAAGCTGTTGTTTGCGAGATCGATTCTCTTGAGGAAGGTGAGGTTTCCTATGAAGGgagaaatggggcccaccaagttatTGTTTGTGAGATTCAAGGCAGTGACCCTTTGAGGATGGCGGCGACCATCGCAAATGACTCCTTGCCAGCGACAGAAGTGGATAGTATGGTTCCATGAGCTCAAGGAATGGAGAGGATCGTCGGTTATCAGATCTTTAAAGTGGAGCAAAGCAAGGTAATCGGTTTCGTTGGAGAAGTGAGCGGCTGATCCGAAGAACCATGGAAAAGAGACAaggaga is a genomic window containing:
- the LOC131254764 gene encoding probable LRR receptor-like serine/threonine-protein kinase At3g47570 isoform X1; translated protein: MELPPMTLWAFWSFLLVSFPWFFGSAAHFSNETDYLALLHFKDLITDDPLHSLSSWNHTIHFCRWQGVICDGRRHPQRVTALNLTNNNLVGPISPFIGNLTFLKRIDLANNSFSGPIPEQMGQLFRLRFLRLRNNTLTGKIPTNLTYCSKLEFLYLGQNQLSGRIPAEIGSLSKLTILHVGENNLTGSIPLSLGNLSSLTILYLSRNSLDGSIPDDLGRLARLEGFGISQNELSGRIPPQLYNLSSIKFLDVGFNTLHGNLPPNLGLTLPNLQGLYAGGNQFTGPIPISLSNASGLVIIDLDSNSFSGSVPTNFGSLKSLSRLKLWGNKLGIGKSHDLIFLDSLTNCSSLRVLQVHSNHLSGALPDSMFNISTQLTELTLADNKIFGSIPSGIQNLVGLTVLDMRYNFLTGTIPIGIGKLYNARKLYFEENELSGQIPSSLGNISQLLKLRLSENNLSGSIPSTLGNCTNLQFIFLDHNKFSSSLPRQLFSFPSLIELYIGNNSFTDSLPLEVGNLKTLSVLSVSNNKLSGEIPISLGKCLSLENLWLDGNFFQESIPPTFSTLRGLRSLDLSRNNLSGEIPKYLEKLALESLNLSFNNFEGELPKHGVFGNASQVSVLGNNKLCGGIPELNLPQCSSQASKKRRKSLASKVKISVVVVVLCLMLVSCIFAALYWVRKSRRKPVDVPSAEDPFVTMSYAELFKATDGFSSTNLVGTGSFGTVYKGALDRDGTMLAVKVFNVQQQGALRSFMAECEALKNIRHRNLVKILTCCVSIDFKGNDFKALVYEYMPNESLDKWLHRDGDDQLGRNLKFTQMLNIAIDVASALDYLHNHCQKPIIHRDLKPSNILLDDDMIAHVGDFGLAKFLPEVAQTSSIGIKGSIGYIAPEYAMGSKASTQGDVYSYGIFLLEMITGKGPTDGMFMDNLSLHHFAKLALPKRVMEIVEPQLFIEDTKVTQGNGNHINTRNRMHECLILMVRIGVLCSSESPRERMCMKDVALEMHAIKNQYLGVRIHRDIQVRSEMLDGGLSYLSHY